The following are from one region of the Rhizobacter sp. AJA081-3 genome:
- a CDS encoding PLP-dependent transferase, with protein sequence MTQKKPDLATALIHHAYEPPAGFVAPQPAVHKASTVIFPNTAALRARNWKSKAGYTYGLHGTPTSFMLEERIATLEGGLQTLLVPSGLAAIALVDMALLKSGDEVLIPDNAYGPGKELARNELAGWGVTHRFYDAMDPGSLTAAIGPATKLVWLEAPGSVTMEFPDLPALLRVARERGVTTALDNTWGAGVAFDAFDLADGQGVDICMQALTKYPSGGGDVLMGSVTTRDEALHLKLKFTHMRMGWGVGANDAEALLRSLPSLPLRYAAHDATARTLAQWWATQPQVVQVLHPALPGSPGHAHWKAVCTQAAGLFSVVFDERFTAKQVDAFVDALRLFKLGYSWAGPVSLVVPYDLSSMREHPAWKGTLVRFSIGLESADALITDFEQALAASGLA encoded by the coding sequence ATGACGCAGAAGAAGCCAGACCTCGCCACGGCACTGATCCACCACGCCTACGAGCCGCCGGCCGGATTTGTCGCGCCGCAGCCGGCGGTGCACAAGGCCTCGACGGTGATCTTCCCGAACACCGCGGCGCTGCGCGCGCGCAACTGGAAGTCCAAGGCTGGCTACACCTACGGCCTGCACGGCACGCCGACCAGCTTCATGCTCGAGGAGCGCATCGCCACGCTGGAGGGCGGCCTGCAGACGCTGCTGGTGCCCAGCGGCCTGGCGGCGATCGCGCTGGTCGACATGGCCTTGCTGAAGTCGGGCGACGAGGTGCTGATCCCCGACAACGCCTATGGCCCGGGCAAGGAACTGGCGCGCAACGAACTCGCCGGCTGGGGTGTCACTCATCGCTTCTACGATGCGATGGACCCGGGCTCGCTGACCGCGGCGATCGGCCCGGCCACGAAGCTCGTGTGGCTGGAGGCACCGGGCTCCGTGACGATGGAGTTCCCGGACCTGCCCGCGCTGCTGCGCGTTGCGCGCGAGCGCGGCGTGACCACGGCGCTGGACAACACCTGGGGCGCCGGCGTCGCCTTCGACGCCTTCGACCTGGCCGACGGGCAGGGCGTGGACATCTGCATGCAGGCGCTGACCAAGTACCCCTCGGGCGGCGGCGACGTGCTGATGGGCTCGGTGACCACGCGCGACGAGGCGCTGCATCTGAAGCTCAAGTTCACCCACATGCGCATGGGCTGGGGCGTCGGCGCCAACGACGCCGAGGCGCTGCTGCGCTCGTTGCCTTCGCTTCCTCTGCGCTACGCGGCGCACGATGCCACAGCGCGCACGCTGGCGCAGTGGTGGGCAACGCAGCCGCAGGTCGTGCAGGTACTGCATCCGGCGCTGCCCGGATCGCCGGGCCATGCCCACTGGAAGGCGGTCTGCACGCAGGCCGCAGGCCTGTTCTCGGTGGTGTTCGACGAGCGATTCACCGCGAAGCAGGTCGATGCCTTCGTCGATGCGCTGCGCCTGTTCAAGCTCGGCTACTCCTGGGCCGGGCCGGTGAGCCTGGTGGTGCCCTACGACCTGTCGTCGATGCGCGAGCACCCGGCATGGAAGGGCACGTTGGTGCGCTTCTCGATCGGCCTGGAATCGGCCGACGCGCTGATCACCGACTTCGAGCAGGCGCTCGCGGCATCAGGACTTGCTTGA
- the smpB gene encoding SsrA-binding protein SmpB, which translates to MSIAENRRARYDYHIEERYEAGMVLEGWEIKAIRAGQVQLTDGYVVIRDGELYLIGCRINALRSASTHVHPEADRTKKLLMRKEEIRRLIGKVEQKGFTLVPLDLHFKGGRVKAELALAKGKAEHDKRHTEKQKDWDREKGRLMRHKVSSKS; encoded by the coding sequence ATGTCGATTGCCGAAAACCGCCGCGCCCGCTACGACTACCACATCGAGGAGCGCTACGAGGCCGGCATGGTGCTGGAGGGCTGGGAGATCAAGGCCATCCGCGCCGGCCAGGTGCAGCTGACCGACGGCTACGTCGTGATCCGCGACGGCGAGCTGTACCTGATCGGCTGCCGCATCAACGCGCTGCGCAGCGCCTCGACCCACGTGCACCCCGAGGCCGACCGCACCAAGAAGCTGCTGATGCGCAAGGAGGAGATCCGGCGCCTGATCGGCAAGGTGGAGCAGAAGGGCTTCACCCTGGTGCCGCTGGACCTGCACTTCAAGGGCGGCCGCGTGAAGGCCGAGCTTGCGCTGGCCAAGGGCAAGGCCGAGCACGACAAGCGCCACACCGAGAAGCAGAAGGACTGGGACCGGGAAAAGGGCCGCCTGATGCGGCACAAGGTCTCAAGCAAGTCCTGA